The Terriglobales bacterium genome has a segment encoding these proteins:
- a CDS encoding HAD family hydrolase: protein MSAEFSITSPQNLLIDADDTLWENNKYFERAIANFISFLNHHEYTAEQVREVLNDVERECILKHGYGLHSFAHALVDTFERLSLEPLTPGLHETIRGFAHTIAEHPVEIIAGVPETLEYLAARHHLILMTKGDLTEQSGKIERSGLKPFFAAVEIVLEKDPATYRSTTEKYGLEPEITWMVGNSPRSDINPSLSAGLNAVFVPHDNTWILEHEEVNQPANGNCLLVVERFADLCRHF, encoded by the coding sequence ATGAGCGCCGAGTTTTCCATCACGTCTCCGCAGAACCTGCTCATCGACGCCGACGACACGCTGTGGGAGAACAACAAGTATTTCGAACGGGCCATCGCCAACTTCATCAGCTTTCTCAATCACCACGAGTACACCGCAGAGCAGGTGCGCGAAGTGCTCAATGATGTGGAGCGCGAGTGCATTCTGAAACACGGCTACGGCTTGCACAGCTTTGCCCACGCGCTGGTGGATACCTTCGAGCGCCTGTCGCTGGAGCCGCTGACGCCCGGCCTGCATGAAACCATCCGCGGCTTTGCGCACACCATCGCCGAGCATCCGGTCGAGATCATCGCCGGCGTACCGGAAACGCTCGAGTACCTGGCCGCCCGCCATCACCTGATCCTGATGACCAAGGGCGACCTGACCGAGCAGTCGGGCAAGATCGAGCGCTCCGGGCTGAAGCCCTTCTTCGCCGCGGTCGAGATCGTGCTGGAGAAAGACCCGGCCACGTACCGCAGCACCACCGAAAAATACGGCCTGGAACCCGAGATCACCTGGATGGTGGGCAACAGCCCGCGGTCCGACATCAATCCCTCGCTTTCGGCGGGGCTCAACGCCGTTTTCGTGCCCCACGACAACACCTGGATTCTGGAGCACGAGGAAGTGAACCAGCCCGCGAACGGCAACTGCCTGCTGGTGGTGGAACGCTTCGCCGACCTCTGCCGCCACTTCTAG
- a CDS encoding MqnA/MqnD/SBP family protein, producing the protein MTPHSSRSSRTKAAAVREITVAHSPDSDDAFMFYALATSKLETPGLRFRHALCDIETLNRKALEGFYDVTAISFHAYPYVQEKYALLPTGGSVGDGYGPMVVASRPFTNTELSRQIIAVPGTLTTAYLALKLFLPDAQTAVVPFDQIIPQVMEGRYQAGLIIHEGQLTYAKAGLHRVVDLGRWWRDSTGLPLPLGGNAVRRSLGSETIRKVSAAIKGSIQYALNHRELALEYAMQFARELDPDSANKFVGMYVNERTLDYGEDGREAVRRLLEMGHRAGIIPHPAKVEFLG; encoded by the coding sequence ATGACCCCGCATTCCTCCAGGTCCAGCCGTACGAAAGCCGCCGCTGTGCGTGAGATCACCGTAGCCCACAGCCCGGACTCCGACGACGCCTTCATGTTCTACGCCCTGGCCACCAGCAAACTGGAAACGCCCGGGCTGCGCTTCCGGCACGCGCTCTGCGACATCGAGACGCTGAACCGCAAGGCGCTGGAGGGCTTCTACGACGTTACCGCGATCTCTTTTCACGCCTATCCCTACGTGCAGGAGAAGTACGCGCTGTTGCCCACCGGCGGCAGCGTCGGCGACGGCTACGGTCCCATGGTAGTCGCCTCACGTCCCTTCACGAACACGGAGCTGTCGCGGCAGATCATCGCTGTCCCGGGCACGCTGACTACGGCCTACCTCGCGCTGAAGCTGTTCCTGCCGGACGCACAGACCGCCGTGGTTCCGTTCGACCAGATCATCCCGCAGGTGATGGAAGGACGCTACCAGGCGGGACTCATCATCCACGAGGGCCAGCTCACCTATGCCAAGGCCGGACTGCATCGCGTGGTGGATCTGGGCAGGTGGTGGCGCGACTCCACCGGCCTTCCGCTGCCGCTGGGCGGAAACGCCGTGCGGCGCTCGCTGGGCAGCGAGACCATCCGCAAAGTCTCCGCGGCCATCAAGGGCAGCATCCAGTATGCGCTGAATCATCGCGAGCTGGCGCTGGAATATGCCATGCAGTTCGCCCGCGAGCTCGACCCGGATTCGGCCAACAAGTTCGTCGGCATGTACGTGAACGAGCGCACGCTCGACTACGGCGAAGACGGCCGCGAGGCCGTGCGCCGCCTGCTGGAGATGGGCCATCGGGCGGGCATCATTCCGCATCCCGCCAAAGTGGAGTTTCTGGGCTAG
- a CDS encoding PilZ domain-containing protein, with product MAEPPERRKFERVAIPESAEVYAADARGKRAGLVRMLGRGGMHLDTTRRWPVGAKRILTITDEREGIRRKVHTVVRYAGGAGVGLEFEKLTPEAAVEIGVIIGRYNQPGS from the coding sequence ATGGCCGAGCCCCCGGAACGACGGAAGTTCGAGCGCGTGGCCATTCCGGAGTCGGCGGAGGTGTACGCCGCAGATGCGCGCGGCAAACGCGCCGGGCTGGTGCGCATGCTGGGCCGCGGCGGCATGCACCTGGATACCACGCGGCGCTGGCCGGTTGGCGCCAAGCGCATCCTCACCATCACCGACGAGCGCGAAGGCATCCGCCGCAAAGTGCATACGGTCGTGCGCTATGCCGGCGGCGCGGGCGTGGGGCTGGAGTTTGAGAAGCTCACTCCGGAGGCGGCGGTCGAGATCGGGGTCATCATCGGCCGCTACAACCAGCCGGGCAGCTGA
- a CDS encoding LemA family protein — MIAAFFFLVVAGLVLYFITVYNSLVSIRNECDRAWSNIDVLLKQRHDELPKLVETCKGYMQYERQTLENVVQARTAWLNATTVDQKLQANQQTAGALKTLFAVAEKYPDLKANQNFLQLQARISQLESHIADRRELYNDAVNTFNIRIAQLPDVFIARMLAYVPRPLFAATGAERADVSVAM; from the coding sequence ATGATTGCAGCCTTCTTCTTCCTCGTGGTGGCGGGCCTGGTGCTCTACTTCATCACCGTCTACAACAGCCTGGTTTCGATCCGCAATGAGTGCGACCGCGCCTGGTCCAACATCGACGTGCTGCTGAAGCAGCGGCACGACGAGCTGCCCAAGCTGGTGGAAACCTGCAAGGGCTACATGCAATACGAGCGGCAGACGCTGGAAAACGTGGTGCAGGCGCGCACCGCCTGGCTCAACGCCACCACCGTAGACCAAAAACTGCAGGCGAACCAGCAAACCGCCGGAGCGCTGAAGACGCTGTTCGCAGTGGCGGAGAAGTATCCTGACCTCAAAGCCAACCAGAACTTTTTGCAGTTGCAGGCGCGCATCAGCCAGCTCGAATCGCACATCGCCGACCGGCGCGAGTTGTACAACGACGCCGTCAACACCTTCAACATCCGCATCGCGCAGTTGCCGGACGTATTCATCGCCCGCATGCTGGCCTATGTTCCTAGGCCTCTGTTCGCCGCCACTGGCGCCGAGCGCGCGGACGTGAGCGTGGCCATGTAG
- a CDS encoding GIDE domain-containing protein, with protein MSDDRDILYAAIGAGFGAWSFFKGFRILRNKRLVENTPTSKCRSVALGLAEVQGKATGDTWFISPLAEVRCYCSQLKIERYEKRGKSSRWVTVHERQNMVPFFVEDETGRVRVNPAGAELDLSPDLEYENESGLVNWLKQAFSGDPADGLAGRSIEERFRSYCARQGVSYSGPMRFTERNLCPGGPVYVFGMANEVRGEADENLRVVIEKGKHHPWFFIAESSQKEVLQKLARNVWLYVFGGGALFLACLGWLLVRLNLW; from the coding sequence ATGTCCGACGACCGGGATATCTTGTACGCGGCCATCGGCGCCGGCTTCGGCGCCTGGTCGTTCTTCAAAGGCTTCCGGATCCTTCGCAATAAACGCCTGGTCGAGAACACGCCGACGTCGAAGTGCCGCTCGGTGGCGCTCGGCCTGGCCGAGGTGCAGGGCAAGGCCACGGGCGACACCTGGTTCATCAGCCCGCTGGCCGAGGTGCGCTGCTACTGCTCGCAACTCAAGATCGAGCGCTACGAGAAGCGCGGCAAAAGCTCGCGCTGGGTCACCGTGCACGAGCGCCAGAACATGGTGCCCTTTTTCGTGGAAGACGAGACCGGCCGCGTGCGCGTGAACCCGGCGGGCGCTGAACTGGACCTTTCTCCCGACCTGGAGTACGAAAACGAGAGCGGCCTTGTGAACTGGCTGAAGCAGGCCTTCAGTGGCGATCCCGCCGACGGCCTGGCGGGCCGCTCCATCGAGGAACGCTTCCGCAGTTACTGCGCGCGGCAGGGAGTCTCCTACTCGGGGCCCATGCGCTTCACGGAGCGCAACCTGTGCCCCGGAGGCCCGGTCTACGTGTTCGGCATGGCCAACGAGGTCCGCGGGGAAGCCGACGAGAACCTGCGCGTGGTCATCGAGAAAGGGAAACATCACCCCTGGTTCTTCATCGCGGAGTCAAGTCAAAAAGAAGTCTTGCAGAAACTGGCCCGCAACGTATGGTTGTACGTGTTCGGGGGCGGGGCGTTGTTCCTGGCCTGCCTGGGATGGCTGCTGGTCCGCCTGAATTTGTGGTAA
- a CDS encoding patatin-like phospholipase family protein has translation MFPASRTLLAQQTQTTDPPPAPRPRIGVALAGGSALGLAHLGVLRWFDEHHIPVDYVAGTSMGGLVGGMFASGYSPEEMRALVRDTDWGRVFGPPTTYRHLTFRRKEDQRVFANELELGWHDGVSFPPGFNSGQGVSLVLSRFAAPYAETGSFDELPTPFRCVATDLVSREQVVFHQGSLLEALRATMSLPAIFAPVRKDGQILVDGGLLNNLPVDVARKMGSDVVIAVELDTPPPTPESLESLLKVSRESLTTMIAANERRSLAQADLVLSPDLKGLSSTDFEKWQDLEERGYAAAEAKARFLKTLAVSDAEWESYLEARRARRRNMETPQRIEVHGAGEESRAVTADLRSLAGQPFDVRRVERRLDEIAGGRFSTATYQQLQREKVNVLEVNLSEKRYGPPFINWGLTIDGSQADDPRFGFGARVTFLRLAVPSDEWRNDFNLGRTSFFSSEYYRRIRGGRWFLAPRAFVGREKQDVYDGSDRIAEYNLDRMGGGMDFGFLLGRTSEFRFGYEIAHVDAFSTIGASTLPKLTGTHSALRALWRYDGTDSPAIPTSGARGEMSVGWVFESPGEVREFPTFESRWLVARQLAPKYLLIGTAAGGSNFGRGSPVDAFTLGGPLRLSALGRDQLRGGSFYNGSLALLRTLSRDPTSLATRTYFVVGYEMGDAFDDVDAANTFHDVALGVMGVTRLGVFYVGGSVGEQGEKKVFFRFGRLFF, from the coding sequence TTGTTCCCTGCCAGCCGTACGCTTCTGGCTCAGCAGACACAAACCACCGATCCGCCTCCGGCGCCGCGGCCGCGCATTGGCGTGGCACTGGCGGGAGGCAGTGCATTGGGGCTGGCGCACCTTGGCGTCCTTCGCTGGTTCGACGAGCACCACATCCCGGTCGATTACGTGGCGGGAACCAGCATGGGAGGACTGGTGGGCGGCATGTTCGCCAGCGGCTACTCCCCGGAGGAGATGCGTGCCTTGGTGCGGGACACCGACTGGGGCCGGGTCTTCGGCCCGCCCACGACCTATCGCCATCTCACCTTCCGTCGCAAAGAAGACCAGCGCGTGTTTGCCAATGAGCTCGAGCTCGGATGGCACGACGGCGTGAGTTTCCCTCCGGGTTTCAACAGCGGCCAGGGAGTGAGCCTGGTGCTGAGCCGATTCGCGGCGCCCTACGCGGAAACGGGCAGCTTCGACGAACTGCCCACGCCCTTCCGTTGCGTCGCCACCGATTTGGTGAGCCGCGAGCAGGTGGTCTTTCACCAGGGCTCGCTGCTGGAGGCGCTGCGGGCCACCATGTCGCTGCCCGCCATTTTCGCGCCGGTGCGCAAGGATGGTCAGATCCTCGTCGACGGAGGCCTGCTGAACAATCTGCCGGTCGACGTCGCGCGCAAGATGGGCAGTGACGTGGTCATCGCCGTGGAACTGGATACGCCGCCGCCAACGCCGGAGTCGCTGGAGTCGCTGCTGAAAGTGAGTCGTGAATCCCTCACCACGATGATTGCCGCGAACGAGCGCCGCAGCCTGGCCCAGGCCGATCTGGTGCTCTCCCCGGACTTGAAGGGTCTTTCGTCCACCGATTTCGAGAAGTGGCAGGACCTGGAAGAACGTGGCTACGCCGCCGCGGAAGCCAAGGCGCGTTTCCTCAAGACCCTGGCCGTCAGTGACGCGGAGTGGGAGAGCTATCTGGAAGCGCGCCGCGCCCGGCGGCGCAACATGGAAACGCCGCAGCGCATCGAAGTGCACGGCGCGGGCGAAGAGTCTCGCGCGGTCACAGCCGATTTGCGGTCGCTCGCGGGCCAGCCATTCGATGTTCGTCGAGTCGAGCGCCGGCTGGACGAGATTGCCGGGGGGCGTTTTTCCACCGCCACCTACCAGCAGTTGCAACGCGAAAAGGTGAACGTCCTCGAAGTCAACCTGAGTGAGAAGCGTTACGGGCCTCCCTTCATCAACTGGGGACTCACCATCGATGGCAGCCAGGCCGATGATCCGCGCTTCGGCTTCGGCGCGCGGGTTACCTTCCTGCGCCTGGCCGTGCCTTCCGATGAGTGGCGCAACGATTTCAATCTCGGCAGGACCAGCTTTTTCTCCAGCGAGTACTACCGGCGCATCCGCGGCGGCCGTTGGTTCCTGGCGCCACGGGCCTTTGTCGGCCGCGAGAAGCAGGATGTCTACGACGGCAGCGACCGCATCGCGGAATACAACCTGGATCGCATGGGCGGCGGAATGGACTTCGGCTTTCTGCTCGGGCGCACCAGCGAATTCCGCTTCGGGTATGAGATCGCGCACGTCGACGCCTTCTCCACCATCGGCGCCTCGACCTTGCCCAAGCTGACTGGCACGCATAGTGCCCTGCGCGCGCTCTGGCGATACGACGGAACCGACAGCCCTGCCATTCCCACCTCAGGCGCCCGCGGGGAAATGAGCGTGGGCTGGGTGTTCGAATCGCCGGGAGAGGTTCGAGAGTTTCCCACCTTCGAGTCGCGCTGGCTCGTGGCCCGGCAGCTCGCGCCCAAGTATCTGCTCATCGGCACGGCTGCCGGTGGCTCCAACTTTGGCCGTGGCTCTCCGGTGGACGCCTTCACGCTCGGCGGTCCCTTGCGCCTGAGCGCGCTGGGCCGCGATCAGCTCCGCGGTGGGAGCTTTTATAACGGGAGCCTGGCCCTGCTGCGCACGCTGAGTCGCGATCCAACGAGCCTCGCCACCCGCACCTACTTCGTGGTCGGCTATGAAATGGGCGATGCCTTTGACGATGTGGACGCCGCCAACACCTTCCACGACGTCGCCCTGGGCGTGATGGGCGTCACCCGATTGGGCGTCTTCTACGTTGGGGGCAGCGTGGGTGAACAGGGAGAAAAGAAAGTGTTCTTCCGCTTTGGACGGTTGTTCTTCTGA
- a CDS encoding LemA family protein, with amino-acid sequence MIALGFLVVLLVAAVVLVMWAIGIYNGLIAMRNTVDKEWSDIDILLKQRYDELPKLVDTCKGYMAHERGTFEAITKARAAVAQAGTPAQRMEAENQITGALRTLFAVAENYPELKANQNFLQLQGRVTGLESDIARRRDEFNEAANVYNIRIAQVPDMIVARFLGFMRRDLFQAAAAERADVKISF; translated from the coding sequence ATGATCGCGCTGGGATTCCTGGTGGTCCTGCTGGTGGCGGCGGTGGTCCTTGTGATGTGGGCTATCGGCATCTACAACGGCCTCATCGCCATGCGTAATACCGTGGACAAGGAATGGTCGGACATCGACATCCTGCTCAAGCAGCGCTATGACGAATTGCCCAAGCTGGTGGACACCTGCAAAGGCTACATGGCGCATGAGCGGGGCACATTCGAGGCCATCACCAAGGCGCGCGCGGCGGTGGCCCAGGCCGGTACCCCGGCTCAGCGCATGGAGGCGGAGAACCAGATCACCGGGGCGCTCCGGACTCTGTTCGCGGTGGCCGAGAACTATCCCGAGCTGAAGGCCAACCAGAACTTCCTGCAGTTGCAGGGACGGGTGACAGGACTGGAGAGCGACATCGCGCGCCGCCGCGACGAATTCAACGAGGCCGCCAACGTCTACAACATCCGCATCGCGCAGGTGCCGGACATGATCGTGGCCCGCTTCCTGGGCTTCATGCGGCGCGACCTGTTCCAGGCCGCCGCCGCCGAGCGCGCGGACGTGAAGATCAGCTTCTGA
- a CDS encoding HD domain-containing phosphohydrolase, whose translation MKKNNFRRLLGTFETLADLGPELTAERDFPETARVMLNLLLEALGAREGALFTYSDKPALLASVAAQGFALFPDAAVIPLLPRHVHALQTTRTPQALTPKSCDNFLSSNGNVAPELFKCIAPLRVGSKLVGMLALGRREGDAVYEGDEFDALGLMANYIALAVHNHNLSQSLQHRIAENLRLLASLHSFYDQTLEAFASAIDVKDVHTHGHSLRVGRYAAGIATSLGMDETEVSGLRAAGYLHDIGKVTVDKYIFAKPTALGPEEFREMADHTVIGHKIVSGVEFPWPRIADVVRWHHERSDGSGYPDRLRNDDVVVPVRVTAVADTFDAMTSPRPYRQPLSVGEALSEIVRLTPQKFDPNIVQGLLVQVRRDATGRNRPTFLDERLECNIAPTDVDQVAASLNYRINKGRVYSA comes from the coding sequence GTGAAAAAGAACAATTTCCGGCGGCTGCTCGGAACCTTCGAGACCCTCGCCGACCTCGGTCCGGAACTGACCGCGGAACGGGACTTCCCCGAGACCGCGCGCGTCATGCTCAACCTGCTGCTGGAGGCCCTAGGGGCGCGCGAAGGAGCGCTGTTCACCTACAGCGACAAGCCTGCCTTGCTGGCTTCGGTGGCGGCGCAAGGTTTTGCCCTCTTCCCCGATGCGGCAGTGATCCCTCTGTTGCCGCGACACGTCCATGCGCTGCAGACCACGCGTACCCCGCAGGCGCTGACCCCGAAGAGCTGCGACAATTTTCTGAGCTCGAACGGCAACGTGGCGCCGGAGCTGTTCAAGTGCATCGCACCGCTGCGCGTGGGCTCGAAGCTGGTGGGCATGCTGGCGCTGGGCCGGCGCGAGGGCGACGCCGTCTACGAGGGCGACGAATTCGACGCCCTGGGCCTGATGGCCAACTACATCGCGCTGGCCGTGCACAATCACAATCTGAGCCAGTCGCTGCAGCATCGCATCGCGGAGAACCTGCGCCTGCTAGCCTCGCTGCACAGCTTTTATGACCAGACTCTGGAAGCGTTTGCCAGCGCCATCGACGTGAAGGACGTACACACGCACGGGCACTCCCTGCGCGTGGGCCGCTATGCAGCGGGCATCGCCACCAGCCTGGGCATGGACGAGACCGAGGTCAGCGGGCTGCGCGCCGCCGGCTACCTGCACGATATCGGCAAGGTCACGGTGGACAAGTACATCTTCGCCAAGCCCACGGCGCTGGGCCCGGAAGAGTTCCGGGAGATGGCCGACCACACCGTCATCGGGCACAAGATCGTAAGCGGCGTGGAGTTCCCCTGGCCCAGGATCGCGGACGTGGTGCGCTGGCACCACGAGCGCTCCGACGGCTCCGGCTACCCCGACCGGTTGCGCAACGACGACGTGGTCGTGCCGGTGCGCGTCACCGCGGTGGCCGATACCTTCGACGCCATGACCAGCCCGCGGCCCTACCGCCAGCCGCTCTCGGTGGGCGAAGCCCTCAGCGAGATCGTGCGCCTGACGCCACAGAAGTTCGATCCCAACATCGTGCAGGGCCTGCTGGTGCAGGTGCGCCGCGACGCCACCGGCCGCAACCGTCCCACCTTCCTCGATGAGCGCCTGGAATGCAACATCGCTCCCACCGACGTGGACCAGGTCGCCGCCTCCCTCAACTACCGCATCAATAAAGGCCGGGTGTACTCGGCGTAA
- a CDS encoding biotin transporter BioY: MPLTLQNFGVLAVGMILGSRRGAAALALYLAQGAMGLPVFNPTGPGGLAQILGPTGGYLLAYPAVAYIAGMARERGGFFRFLAAGIAAEMVLFAGGVAWLFLLTGSLERAAQFGALPFVFAEVIKIMLAAGAADRWQRFRRGGKS, encoded by the coding sequence GTGCCGTTGACGCTGCAGAACTTCGGCGTGCTGGCGGTCGGGATGATCCTGGGCAGCCGGCGCGGCGCGGCGGCGTTGGCTCTCTACCTCGCACAGGGCGCCATGGGACTGCCGGTGTTCAATCCGACTGGACCGGGCGGCCTGGCCCAGATTCTGGGTCCGACCGGCGGCTATCTCCTGGCCTATCCCGCGGTAGCCTACATCGCCGGGATGGCGCGGGAGCGCGGAGGTTTCTTCCGCTTTCTGGCTGCGGGCATCGCGGCGGAGATGGTCCTGTTCGCCGGCGGTGTGGCGTGGCTGTTCCTGCTCACGGGTTCCCTCGAGCGCGCGGCGCAATTCGGCGCACTGCCTTTCGTGTTCGCAGAGGTCATCAAGATCATGCTGGCGGCGGGCGCGGCCGACCGCTGGCAGCGCTTCCGCCGTGGCGGCAAGTCCTAG
- a CDS encoding aminopeptidase P N-terminal domain-containing protein codes for MARLSVRRFLIALLFLSTTLAGAMERQPNADYRARRQALAAKTNGGVVVLFAPMENEGPNALYGFRQEDNFYYLTGLSAPDAALVISPAVEAKGEEPARPYVEILFLAARNTTQERWTGPKLGPENPRAREITGFDRVEPLDRMREELARILPSPRVTIYTDIREGGERSPSTSGIEFLWRSNAFPNYVGFRDVRPLVHALRLVKDAGEVGLIRKATDASMAAHRAVLHNMKPGMTEQQISALMQYEFLKRGCERPAYAPIVGSGFNGTVLHYSENSATLADGDLVVMDVGGEYSMYATDITRTLPTNGKFTARQREIYEIVLGAQQAAEKAFELGKTTLARSGENSLQKVAYDYINSHGKDKHGKPLGQYFIHGLGHSVGLNVHDPGYDGKPIPKGMVFTIEPGIYIPEENLGVRIEDMYYVDNDGKLVRLSAGLPRTVEEIEAEMAKRD; via the coding sequence ATGGCGAGGCTTTCCGTGCGCAGGTTCCTGATCGCTCTGCTGTTTCTCTCTACGACGCTGGCCGGGGCCATGGAGCGGCAGCCCAACGCCGACTATCGCGCGCGGCGGCAGGCGCTGGCCGCCAAGACCAACGGCGGCGTGGTGGTGCTCTTCGCCCCCATGGAAAACGAAGGGCCGAACGCGCTCTACGGCTTCCGTCAGGAGGACAACTTCTATTACCTGACGGGGTTGTCGGCGCCGGATGCTGCGCTGGTGATTTCGCCGGCGGTCGAGGCCAAGGGCGAAGAGCCGGCGCGCCCGTATGTCGAGATCCTTTTTTTGGCCGCGCGCAACACGACGCAGGAGCGCTGGACTGGACCGAAGCTCGGCCCGGAGAATCCCAGAGCCCGCGAAATCACCGGCTTCGATCGCGTGGAGCCACTGGACAGGATGCGCGAGGAGCTGGCCCGCATCCTGCCATCGCCGCGGGTCACCATCTACACCGATATCCGCGAGGGCGGCGAACGCTCGCCTTCCACCAGCGGCATCGAGTTCCTGTGGCGCTCCAACGCTTTCCCCAATTACGTCGGATTCAGGGACGTCCGGCCGCTGGTGCATGCCCTGCGGCTGGTGAAAGACGCAGGCGAAGTCGGGCTGATCCGCAAGGCGACCGACGCCAGCATGGCCGCGCACCGCGCCGTGCTCCACAACATGAAACCGGGGATGACCGAGCAGCAGATCTCGGCCTTGATGCAGTATGAGTTCCTCAAGCGCGGCTGCGAGCGCCCGGCCTATGCGCCCATTGTGGGGTCGGGCTTCAACGGCACTGTGCTGCACTACTCGGAGAACTCGGCCACCCTGGCCGACGGCGACCTGGTGGTGATGGACGTGGGCGGCGAGTACTCCATGTACGCCACCGACATCACCCGCACCCTGCCGACGAACGGCAAGTTCACCGCCCGTCAGCGCGAGATCTATGAGATCGTGCTGGGCGCGCAGCAAGCGGCAGAGAAGGCCTTCGAGCTCGGCAAGACCACCCTGGCGCGCAGCGGCGAAAACTCGCTGCAGAAGGTCGCCTACGACTACATCAACTCCCACGGCAAGGACAAGCACGGCAAGCCGCTGGGGCAGTACTTCATTCACGGATTGGGGCATTCGGTAGGGCTGAACGTGCACGATCCCGGCTACGACGGAAAACCCATTCCGAAGGGCATGGTGTTCACCATCGAGCCCGGTATCTATATCCCGGAGGAGAACCTGGGCGTGCGCATCGAGGACATGTATTACGTCGATAACGATGGCAAGCTGGTGCGCCTGTCTGCCGGCCTGCCGCGGACCGTGGAAGAGATTGAGGCGGAGATGGCCAAGCGGGATTAG
- a CDS encoding cellulose synthase family protein — protein sequence MAAFARQRGLEEYIRRHFFDTTFKGLYHLNAFDLALLVPYFIVLILLASYGMHRYALVYAYYRNRKNRVTEPAARFVELPRVTVQLPIFNERFVVERLVEAVCRLEYPREKLDIQVLDDSTDDTRQVASGVVERYVALGYPISYHHRANREGFKAGALHEGLKTAQGEFIAIFDADFVPPEDFLLRLIHHFTDPQVGMVQGRWTHINRNYSFLTEVEAILLDGHFVLEHGGRSRSGLFFNFNGTAGMWRRKAIEEAGGWQHDTLTEDTDLSYRAQLKGWRFRYLQDVECPAELPIEMTAFKTQQARWAKGLIQTAKKILPQVMKSDAPFKVKVEAWFHLTANLSYPLMIVLSTLLLPAMIIRFYQGWFQMLYIDLPLFLASTFSISSFYLVSQKELYPRSWLRTFLYLPFLMALGIGLTVTNAKAVLEALLGIQSSFKRTPKYKVETRQDKVTTSRYRRRLGWVPWVELAIGGYFFATVYYAMANENFITVPFLILFVIGYWYTGVMSLLQGMFTGWTLPMPARAKPYAVGV from the coding sequence ATGGCGGCATTCGCCCGCCAGCGCGGGCTGGAAGAGTACATCCGCCGCCACTTCTTCGACACGACCTTCAAAGGGCTGTACCATCTCAACGCGTTTGACCTGGCGCTGCTGGTGCCGTATTTCATCGTGCTCATCCTCCTGGCCAGCTATGGGATGCATCGTTACGCGCTGGTCTACGCTTATTACCGGAACCGCAAGAACCGCGTGACCGAACCCGCGGCGCGCTTTGTCGAACTGCCGCGTGTGACGGTGCAGTTGCCGATCTTCAACGAACGCTTCGTGGTCGAGCGGCTGGTGGAAGCGGTGTGCCGGCTGGAGTATCCGCGGGAGAAGCTGGATATCCAGGTGCTCGACGACTCGACCGACGACACGCGCCAGGTGGCTAGCGGCGTGGTGGAGCGCTACGTGGCCCTGGGTTACCCCATCAGCTATCATCATCGCGCGAACCGCGAGGGCTTCAAGGCAGGCGCGCTGCACGAGGGACTGAAGACGGCGCAGGGCGAGTTCATCGCCATCTTCGACGCCGATTTCGTGCCGCCGGAGGACTTTCTACTGCGGCTCATCCACCACTTCACCGACCCGCAAGTGGGCATGGTGCAGGGGCGCTGGACGCACATCAACCGCAACTACTCGTTCCTCACCGAGGTGGAGGCCATCCTGCTCGACGGCCACTTCGTGCTGGAGCATGGCGGACGCTCGCGCTCGGGCCTGTTCTTCAACTTCAACGGCACGGCAGGGATGTGGCGACGCAAGGCGATCGAGGAAGCCGGCGGCTGGCAGCACGATACGCTCACCGAGGACACCGATCTTTCCTATCGCGCGCAGCTCAAGGGCTGGCGCTTCCGCTATCTGCAGGACGTCGAGTGTCCGGCGGAGCTGCCGATCGAGATGACGGCGTTCAAGACGCAGCAGGCGCGCTGGGCCAAGGGACTGATTCAGACGGCGAAGAAGATCCTGCCGCAGGTGATGAAGTCGGATGCGCCCTTCAAGGTGAAGGTGGAGGCGTGGTTCCATCTGACCGCGAACCTCAGCTATCCGTTGATGATCGTGCTCTCCACGCTGCTGTTGCCGGCGATGATCATCCGCTTCTACCAGGGCTGGTTCCAGATGCTGTACATCGACCTGCCGCTGTTTTTGGCGTCGACCTTCTCCATCTCCAGCTTCTACCTGGTGTCGCAGAAGGAACTTTACCCGCGGAGCTGGCTGCGCACGTTCCTCTACCTGCCGTTCCTCATGGCTCTGGGCATCGGGCTGACGGTGACCAATGCGAAAGCGGTGCTCGAAGCGCTGCTGGGCATCCAGTCGTCGTTCAAGCGGACGCCGAAGTACAAGGTCGAGACGCGGCAGGACAAGGTGACGACCTCGCGGTATCGCCGGCGGCTGGGCTGGGTACCGTGGGTCGAGCTGGCCATCGGCGGCTACTTCTTCGCGACCGTGTACTACGCCATGGCCAACGAGAACTTCATCACCGTGCCCTTCCTCATCCTGTTCGTAATCGGCTACTGGTACACGGGAGTGATGTCGCTGCTGCAGGGAATGTTTACCGGCTGGACGTTGCCCATGCCGGCGCGTGCCAAGCCCTACGCCGTGGGGGTGTAG